The genomic DNA TCTTTTCATGTATAAAAATGTTAAATATTTTCATTTTACTGAATTTTCTAGTATCATGTTTTTAGATACTTATAATAAGGGGGATATAATAAATGAAAGATGTAATTGAGAAACGCCATATTCGTGCAGAAGTTCCTACTGAACTAACATGGGACCTCTCTGATTTATTCGAATCTGATAAAGAGTGGGAAACTGCATTACGTGTATTAACAAATGATATAAAAAAACTTGATGCGTTTAAAGGGCAATTACACACTAGCCCCACTACCTTATTACATTGCCTACTTTTAGAAGAAGAGCTTTTAATGAAGTTAACAAAACTATACTCCTATGCAAATTTAAAAGAATCTGCTGATCGTACAAATCCAGTTATTCAAGCGAACTCTTCCAAAATTGCTGCTTTATGGACGAAAGTACATACTGCACTTTCCTTTATTCACAATGAAATCCTTTCATTCGATGAAGGCACAATTGAAAAATATATAACTGAAGAAACAAAACTTGAACCTTTCCGTAAATCATTACTAGACATACTACAAAAAAGGCCGCACACGCTCTCTCCCGAAACAGAAGAAATTCTTGCTGCGCTTGGTGAAGTACATAGTTCTCCATACAAAATTTACGGTATGACTAAATTAGCCGATATGGATTTTACCTCCATACAAGACGAACAAGGAAAGGAACTCCCTGTCTCATTTGCATTATTTGAGAGCAAATATGAGTTTTCTCCAAGCGTAGACATACGTAGAAAAGCATACTCATCATTTGTTTCCACCTTGAAACGATATAAAAATACAGTGGCAACAACATATGCGACTGAAGTAAAAAAACAAGTAACACTTTCTCGTTTACGCAAATTTGAATCTGTTACTCATATGCTTTTAGAACCACAAAAAGTCCCACTTGAAATGTATAACAATCAACTTGATATTATTTATAAAGAATTAGCGCCTCATATGCGCCGTTTTGCAGATTTAAAAAAGAGAGTATTAGGACTCGATCAAATGCTGTTCTGCGACTTACATGCACCTTTAGATCCCGAATTTAATCCGGCAATTACTTACGAAGAAGCTGGAAAACTTATTCAAGACTCTTTACGAGTACTCGGCGATGAATATAGTTCCATTATCGAAAAAGGATTCAAAGAAAGATGGGTCGATCTTGCAGATAACGTAGGCAAATCAACTGGAGCATTTTGTTCAAGCCCATATGGTTCTCATCCATACATTTTAATTACATGGCAAAATACGATGCGTGGATGCTTCACATTAGCCCATGAATTTGGGCATGCTGGTCATTTTTATTTAGCAAATAAAAACCAGCGTATTATGAATGTACGTCCATCCATGTACTTTGTTGAAGCACCCTCTACAATGAATGAATTATTATTAGCCCAGCATTTATTAGCGACTACTGACGATAAGAGAATGCACAGATGGGTGATTCTGCAACTACTCGGCACATATTATCATAACTTTGTTACTCACTTACTTGAGGGAGAATACCAAAGAAGAGTGTACACTCTAGCAGAAGAAGGAGAAGCACTTACAGCCACAACTTTAACTGAAATAAAAACAAATGTACTTTCGACATTCTGGGGTGATTCTGTAGAAATTGATGAAGGTGCTGGCTTAACTTGGATGCGTCAACCTCATTATTATATGGGCTTATACTCTTACACCTATTCCGCAGGCCTCACTGCATCTACTGCGGTAGCTCAAATGATTAAAGAGGAAGGGCAACCTGCCGTTGATCGTTGGTTAGATGTACTTCGCGCTGGTGGTACGATGAAACCACTTGAATTAATGAAACACGCCGGAGTAGATATGTCAAAACCAGATGCAATCCGTAAAGCTGTTTCTTACGTCGGTTCCTTAATCGATCAATT from Bacillus basilensis includes the following:
- the pepF gene encoding oligoendopeptidase F; this translates as MKDVIEKRHIRAEVPTELTWDLSDLFESDKEWETALRVLTNDIKKLDAFKGQLHTSPTTLLHCLLLEEELLMKLTKLYSYANLKESADRTNPVIQANSSKIAALWTKVHTALSFIHNEILSFDEGTIEKYITEETKLEPFRKSLLDILQKRPHTLSPETEEILAALGEVHSSPYKIYGMTKLADMDFTSIQDEQGKELPVSFALFESKYEFSPSVDIRRKAYSSFVSTLKRYKNTVATTYATEVKKQVTLSRLRKFESVTHMLLEPQKVPLEMYNNQLDIIYKELAPHMRRFADLKKRVLGLDQMLFCDLHAPLDPEFNPAITYEEAGKLIQDSLRVLGDEYSSIIEKGFKERWVDLADNVGKSTGAFCSSPYGSHPYILITWQNTMRGCFTLAHEFGHAGHFYLANKNQRIMNVRPSMYFVEAPSTMNELLLAQHLLATTDDKRMHRWVILQLLGTYYHNFVTHLLEGEYQRRVYTLAEEGEALTATTLTEIKTNVLSTFWGDSVEIDEGAGLTWMRQPHYYMGLYSYTYSAGLTASTAVAQMIKEEGQPAVDRWLDVLRAGGTMKPLELMKHAGVDMSKPDAIRKAVSYVGSLIDQLERSYQE